One Stigmatopora argus isolate UIUO_Sarg chromosome 12, RoL_Sarg_1.0, whole genome shotgun sequence genomic window carries:
- the LOC144086198 gene encoding THAP domain-containing protein 1 translates to MGGCSAPHCSNSTSIGKQLFRFPKEPVRKKKWVVNCRRDFEPTPHSRLCQDHFEESQFEELAKSPAGGKKLKPNAIPTLFNAGEPPYPAVTAPFILLPLKTELVEKELNIGDHGYARRTPLLGLEEENGDRTAMDQQSCTQCYLLKKQLEKEMQHTVRLQKEAEEMKKRLYRLDRIEKGLQNFLYEDQIRALSLTKRSRRAVWSPETILKARKIRSAVGTKGYEYLRELGYPLPSYRTLCNRLETKLMVTTDMSCEELAELGLGLMANCDSPTGVGDNDEEDLLGVLS, encoded by the exons ATGGGTGGATGCTCGGCTCCTCACTGTTCCAATTCAACCAGCATAGGAAAACAGTTATTCAGATTCCCTAAAGAGCCCGTCAGGAAGAAGAAATGGGTCGTGAATTGCCGACGCGACTTCGAGCCAACTCCACATTCGAGACTGTGCCAA GACCATTTTGAGGAAAGCCAGTTTGAGGAGTTGGCAAAGTCTCCAGCTGGAGGAAAGAAACTGAAGCCTAATGCCATCCCAACTCTCTTCAATGCTGGGGAACCTCCATACCCAGCAGTTACAGCTCCATTCATTTTACTCCCCTTGAAAACTGAGCTAG TGGAAAAGGAACTGAATATTGGAGACCATGGCTATGCTAGACGCACCCCGCTGCTTGGCCTGGAAGAGGAGAACGGAGATAGGACAGCAATGGACCAGCAGTCCTGTACACAGTGCTACTTGCTTAAGAAACAACTGGAGAAAGAGATGCAGCACACAGTGAGACTGCAGAAGGAG GCAGAGGAGATGAAGAAACGTCTCTACCGGCTCGACCGGATTGAGAAGGGACTCCAGAACTTTCTATATGAGGACCAGATCCGTGCCCTGTCTCTTACCAAGCGATCCAGACGAGCCGTGTGGTCTCCAGAAACGATCCTTAAGGCCAGAAAGATCCGAAGCGCAGTAGGTACCAAAGGCTATGAATACCTGCGAGAGCTAGGCTATCCATTACCATCCTATCGAACTCTATGTAACCGCCTGGAAACCAAACTAATGGTAACAACTGACATGAGCTGTGAAGAACTAGCAGAGTTGGGCCTGGGACTCATGGCAAACTGTGATAGCCCAACAGGTGTTGGCGATAATGATGAGGAAGACCTTCTTGGTGTCTTGTCCTGA
- the toe1 gene encoding target of EGR1 protein 1, with product MTSSFVIPVIDVHNGNFKELWPAMVVALKTSSFVAVDTELSGLGNRASLLAASIEDRYNAICHAARSRSILSLGIACFKRVDNKADDTYLVQVYNLTLLCSEEYIIEPQSVQFLVQHGFDFNKQYAEGIPYCKGNNKGGSDNQGVHIRALFTELLRAKKPLVLHNGLIDIAFLYQNFYAHLPDRLSTFTADLSEMFPAGLFDTKYVTEYDLRFSASYLEYAYKKCKLDNSRNESSIENSRRVYLEFCQYSGAMARYVDYKYCPPGLPHSDQAAVCLSFSAFGWCSKGTKCPLSHDTDLIILQDDTSKDDKRKKRKRQRKKKRGKLEEDSSVLEGAPQKKVPHLEMNPDLEMNPDLEMNPDLEMNPDLEMNPDLEMNPDLEMNPDESHQVVTTACLESAISADGNSNTENQEDEENVKTEKNENTICEERLESSNTDMTTKTSENKVESGSHRAGFDAFMTGYIFAYSCTLVKKEQDDAKEEKCVWSPTSFNKVYLSGKATPLNIVKSTFSKSSKAHVHKMQMVWGGKP from the exons ATGACATCATCATTTGTTATCCCTGTTATTGATGTCCACAATGGCAATTTCAAAGAACTTTGGCCAGCAATGGTTGTGGCTCTTAAAACGTCTTCCTTTGTTGCTGTTGATACG GAGCTCAGTGGCCTTGGAAATAGAGCATCATTGCTTGCAGC CTCCATAGAAGACAGGTATAACGCCATTTGTCATGCAGCTCGCTCTCGTTCAATCCTCTCCTTGGGAATAGCCTGTTTCAAGAGGGTAGACAACAAG GCAGACGATACATACCTGGTTCAGGTGTATAACCTCACCTTACTATGTTCAGAAGAATATATCATCGAGCCTCAATCAGTGCAGTTCCTTGTTCAACATGGATTTGACTTCAATAAGCAATATGCAGAAGGAATCCCTTATTGCAAGGGCAATAATAAG GGTGGATCAGACAACCAAGGTGTTCATATTCGGGCTTTATTCACTGAGTTACTACGTGCAAAAAAACCACTGGTTCTCCACAATGGTCTAATTGACATTGCTTTCCTTTACCAG AATTTCTATGCACATCTACCAGATCGTTTGTCCACCTTCACAGCCGACCTTTCGGAAATGTTTCCTGCAGGCCTTTTTGACACTAAATATGTCACAGAATATGACCTTCGCTTCAGTGCTTCATATTTGGAATATGCCTACAAAAAATG TAAACTAGATAACAGTCGAAATGAGTCTTCTATTGAGAATAGTCGTCGTGTCTACTTAGAGTTCTGTCAATATTCTGGAGCCATGGCCAGATATGTAGACTACAAGTACTGTCCACCTGGACTTCCTCATTCAGATCAAGCTGCCGTCTGCCTGTCCTTTTCG GCTTTTGGTTGGTGTTCAAAGGGTACAAAGTGTCCTTTGTCCCATGACACTGACCTGATCATTCTCCAAGATGATACATCTAAGGATGACAAGAGAAAAAAGAGGAAGCGTCAAAGGAAGAAAAAGAGAGGAAAGCTAGAGGAAGACTCATCAGTTTTGGAAGGTGCTCCTCAAAAAAAAGTACCACATCTGGAAATGAATCCAGATCTGGAAATGAATCCAGATCTGGAAATGAATCCAGATCTGGAAATGAATCCAGATCTGGAAATGAATCCAGATCTGGAAATGAATCCAGATCTGGAAATGAATCCAGATGAGAGCCATCAAGTAGTGACTACAGCGTGTCTGGAAAGTGCAATTTCAGCAGATGGTAATTCAAACACAGAAAACCAAGAAGATGAAGAAAACGTGAAAACAGAGAAGAATGAAAACACCATATGTGAGGAAAGGTTAGAGTCGTCAAACACAGATATGACCACCAAAACAAGTGAAAACAAGGTGGAATCCGGCTCACACCGTGCTGGCTTCGATGCCTTCATGACAGGATACATATTTGCTTACTCATGTACCCTGGTAAAAAAGGAACAAGACGATGCGAAGGAAGAGAAATGCGTATGGTCTCCGACCTCCTTCAATAAGGTTTATCTCAGCGGAAAGGCAACTCCACTCAACATTGTCAAGAGCACCTTCTCCAAGTCGTCTAAGGCACACGTGCATAAAATGCAAATGGTTTGGGGGGGAAAGCCGTGA
- the tmem53 gene encoding transmembrane protein 53 yields the protein MENDGIDYNIVFPHEKTTETHWQGTKEPVVILLGWAGCKDKHLTKYSSIYNDQGCVTIRYTAPLKTVFISESFGYKELRTTALKLLEILYDYEVEQSPIFFHIFSNGGFMLYRYIVELLHRDKQFSSLSVIGAIVDSAPGSGNVLGAVRALAATLGPKISPFLKYVLITLFAFTVFLLRIVLYPLTKYVHKNHYDAVQEQPPAWPHFFLYSSADQVIRAKDVRLFVDALKFKGVRVDSYDFVSSGHVSHLREYSEQYPCKCRNFLMTCMKDTKGGHTKTRQRVRDQ from the exons atggaaaatgatgGAATCGACTACAATATTGTGTTTCCACACGAAAAGACCACAG agaCACACTGGCAGGGAACAAAAGAGCCTGTTGTGATATTGTTGGGATGGGCAGGCTGCAAAGATAAACACCTCACCAAGTACAGCTCCATCTACAATGACCAG GGATGCGTCACTATCCGATACACAGCTCCTCTCAAGACAGTATTTATCTCCGAGTCTTTTGGATATAAAGAACTTCGAACTACAGCCCTGAAGTTGCTGGAGATCCTCTATGACTATGAAGTGGAACAGAGTCCGATTTTCTTTCACATATTCAGTAATGGTGGCTTCATGTTGTACAGATATATTGTAGAGCTCTTGCACAGGGACAAACAATTTAGTTCCCTGTCTGTAATTGGGGCCATCGTGGACAGTGCTCCTGGTAGTGGGAATGTTCTTGGAGCAGTAAGGGCTCTGGCAGCCACCTTGGGGCCTAAAATAAGTCCTTTTTTGAAGTATGTCCTTATAACGCTCTTTGCGTTTACTGTTTTCCTGTTGCGAATTGTCCTGTACCCCTTGACAAAGTACGTGCATAAGAACCACTATGACGCAGTGCAAGAACAGCCACCCGCCTGGCCTCATTTCTTTCTCTACTCAAGTGCTGACCAGGTGATCAGGGCAAAAGACGTAAGACTCTTTGTGGACGCCTTGAAGTTTAAAGGAGTTCGGGTGGACAGTTATGATTTTGTCTCCAGCGGCCACGTGAGTCATCTTCGGGAATATTCAGAGCAGTACCCATGCAAATGCCGTAATTTCCTTATGACTTGTATGAAGGACACAAAAGGGGGACACACTAAAACGAGACAGCGGGTTCGGGATCAGTGA
- the LOC144085891 gene encoding serotransferrin-like isoform X2, translated as MKCQLLLLLLSSLAAAMLSAPLDFVRWCVKSDKEFEKCSDLASKVPLFSCVKRSNAMECIIAIQNGTADAITLDGGDIYTAGLELHKLQPIIAEYYGNSSEGCYYAVAVVKKGSGFGIRDLAGKRSCHTGLGKSAGWNMPIGTLLKLGVLKWEGSEKQTLEEVVGNFFSSSCAPGAEKESKLCKSCKGDCSRSHNEPFYDYDGAFQCLVEDAGDVAFVNHLTVSDEEKSNYELLCPDNTRAHITNYEKCHLTRVPAHAVVTRQEPELANLIWESLTAVHGFDLFSSKPYAAAKNLMFNDATEKLVKLPSNTNSFLYLGAGYMSIVRSLKKEITAAGSNAMTWCAVGLNEAKKCDMWSSSSILNGENKVQCQNAPTVAECMKKIMSKDADAMAVDGGEVYVAGQCGLVPAMVEQYDEAKCNTPGASTSSYYAVAVVKKDSGITWANLRGKKSCHTGYGRNAGWNIPMGKIYKETGDCNFDKFFSSGCAPGAPANSSFCLQCAGSPMKPEDDNAKCQPSSEEKYYGYAGAFRCLVEGAGDVAFVKHTTVEENSNGNGAAWTNKVMSSDYKLICPRQSGQVPVTDFESCHLAAAPAHAVVTRPETRDHVVSVLQAQQVKFGRGGSNASFAMFESQSKKDLLFKDSTKCLQEVTNGSDYEGFLGHDIMDTMTLLRQCMDTTPDLERICTFNTCQ; from the exons ATGAAGTGTCAgttgttgctgttgctgctCAGCTCTCTGG CTGCTGCGATGCTGTCAGCCCCCCTGGATTTTGTAAGGTGGTGCGTCAAGTCGGATAAAGAGTTTGAGAAGTGCTCAGACCTGGCTTCCAAGGTGCCTCTCTTTTCCTGTGTGAAGAGATCTAATGCAATGGAATGCATCATTGCCATTCAA AATGGGACAGCAGATGCAATCACATTGGATGGAGGAGACATCTACACTGCTGGCCTGGAATTGCACAAACTACAACCTATAATTGCAGAGTACTATGGGAACT CATCAGAAGGTTGCTACTACGCAGTTGCTGTGGTTAAGAAGGGCTCCGGTTTCGGCATCCGAGACCTGGCTGGGAAGAGATCCTGTCACACTGGCTTGGGAAAATCAGCTGGCTGGAACATGCCAATTGGAACACTACTCAAGTTGGGTGTATTGAAGTGGGAAGGCAGTGAGAAGCAAACTCTTGAGGAAG TGGTAGGCAACTTCTTCTCATCTAGCTGTGCCCCTGGGGCAGAAAAGGAATCAAAACTGTGTAAAAGCTGCAAGGGGGACTGTTCCCGATCCCACAATGAACCTTTCTATGACTATGATGGTGCATTTCA GTGCTTGGTAGAAGATGCCGGAGATGTGGCTTTTGTCAATCATCTTACTGTATCAG ACGAGGAGAAATCAAACTATGAGCTTCTGTGCCCTGACAACACAAGAGCACATATTACAAACTACGAAAAATGCCATCTGACCAGGGTACCTGCTCATGCTGTGGTCACACGCCAAGAACCTGAACTGGCCAACTTGATCTGGGAAAGCCTCACAGCAGTGCAT GGCTttgaccttttctcctccaaaccaTACGCAGCCGCCAAAAATCTAATGTTCAATGATGCCACTGAGAAGTTGGTTAAACTGCCTTCCAACACAAACTCCTTCCTGTACTTGGGTGCTGGATACATGAGTATTGTACGCTCCCTGAAGAAAG AGATCACTGCAGCTGGATCAAATGCCATGACATGGTGTGCTGTGGGCCTAAATGAGGCCAAGAAATGTGACATGTGGAGCAGCAGTAGTATACTAAATGGTGAAAACAAAGTCCAGTGCCAGAATGCACCTACTGTTGCAGAGTGCATGAAAAAGATCATG AGCAAAGATGCAGATGCAATGGCAGTAGATGGAGGAGAGGTTTATGTTGCTGGGCAGTGTGGTCTTGTTCCAGCCATGGTAGAACAATATGATGAAG CAAAATGCAACACACCTGGAG CCTCAACATCTTCCTACTATGCTGTGGCGGTGGTCAAGAAGGATTCTGGCATTACCTGGGCTAACCTGAGAGGGAAGAAGTCCTGCCACACAGGCTATGGCAGAAATGCAGGCTGGAATATTCCCATGGGAAAAATCTATAAAGAGACGGGGGACTGTAACTTTG ACAAATTCTTCAGCAGTGGCTGTGCCCCTGGCGCACCAGCCAACTCGTCGTTCTGCTTGCAGTGTGCTGGCAGTCCTATGAAACCAGAGGATGATAACGCAAAATGCCAACCCAGTTCAGAGGAAAAATATTACGGCTATGCTGGAGCCTTTAG GTGTCTTGTTGAGGGTGCTGGTGATGTTGCCTTTGTTAAACACACAACTGTGGAAGAAAACAGCAATG GAAATGGTGCTGCATGGACCAACAAAGTCATGAGCAGTGACTACAAACTAATTTGCCCTAGACAGAGTGGCCAGGTGCCAGTCACGGATTTTGAATCTTGCCACCTGGCAGCTGCACCAGCACATGCTGTGGTAACGCGTCCAGAGACTCGTGATCATGTTGTCAGTGTTCTGCAGGCACAGCAG gtcAAGTTTGGTAGAGGGGGCAGCAATGCCAGTTTTGCAATGTTTGAGTCACAGTCAAAGAAGGACCTCCTCTTCAAAGACTCCACCAAATGTCTCCAAGAGGTTACAAATGGCTCTGACTATGAAGGCTTCTTGGGACATGATATTATGGATACCATGACCTTGCTGAGGCAGTGCATGGACACTACTCCAG ATTTGGAGAGAATTTGCACATTCAACACCTGTCAGTGA
- the LOC144085891 gene encoding serotransferrin-like isoform X1 translates to MKCQLLLLLLSSLAAAMLSAPLDFVRWCVKSDKEFEKCSDLASKVPLFSCVKRSNAMECIIAIQVRLYSNGSCFNTIRSCFATLFERQNGTADAITLDGGDIYTAGLELHKLQPIIAEYYGNSSEGCYYAVAVVKKGSGFGIRDLAGKRSCHTGLGKSAGWNMPIGTLLKLGVLKWEGSEKQTLEEVVGNFFSSSCAPGAEKESKLCKSCKGDCSRSHNEPFYDYDGAFQCLVEDAGDVAFVNHLTVSDEEKSNYELLCPDNTRAHITNYEKCHLTRVPAHAVVTRQEPELANLIWESLTAVHGFDLFSSKPYAAAKNLMFNDATEKLVKLPSNTNSFLYLGAGYMSIVRSLKKEITAAGSNAMTWCAVGLNEAKKCDMWSSSSILNGENKVQCQNAPTVAECMKKIMSKDADAMAVDGGEVYVAGQCGLVPAMVEQYDEAKCNTPGASTSSYYAVAVVKKDSGITWANLRGKKSCHTGYGRNAGWNIPMGKIYKETGDCNFDKFFSSGCAPGAPANSSFCLQCAGSPMKPEDDNAKCQPSSEEKYYGYAGAFRCLVEGAGDVAFVKHTTVEENSNGNGAAWTNKVMSSDYKLICPRQSGQVPVTDFESCHLAAAPAHAVVTRPETRDHVVSVLQAQQVKFGRGGSNASFAMFESQSKKDLLFKDSTKCLQEVTNGSDYEGFLGHDIMDTMTLLRQCMDTTPDLERICTFNTCQ, encoded by the exons ATGAAGTGTCAgttgttgctgttgctgctCAGCTCTCTGG CTGCTGCGATGCTGTCAGCCCCCCTGGATTTTGTAAGGTGGTGCGTCAAGTCGGATAAAGAGTTTGAGAAGTGCTCAGACCTGGCTTCCAAGGTGCCTCTCTTTTCCTGTGTGAAGAGATCTAATGCAATGGAATGCATCATTGCCATTCAAGTAAGGCTTTACTCAAATGGTTCCTGCTTCAACACAATTCGCTCTTGTTTTGCAACTTTGTTTGAGAGGCAG AATGGGACAGCAGATGCAATCACATTGGATGGAGGAGACATCTACACTGCTGGCCTGGAATTGCACAAACTACAACCTATAATTGCAGAGTACTATGGGAACT CATCAGAAGGTTGCTACTACGCAGTTGCTGTGGTTAAGAAGGGCTCCGGTTTCGGCATCCGAGACCTGGCTGGGAAGAGATCCTGTCACACTGGCTTGGGAAAATCAGCTGGCTGGAACATGCCAATTGGAACACTACTCAAGTTGGGTGTATTGAAGTGGGAAGGCAGTGAGAAGCAAACTCTTGAGGAAG TGGTAGGCAACTTCTTCTCATCTAGCTGTGCCCCTGGGGCAGAAAAGGAATCAAAACTGTGTAAAAGCTGCAAGGGGGACTGTTCCCGATCCCACAATGAACCTTTCTATGACTATGATGGTGCATTTCA GTGCTTGGTAGAAGATGCCGGAGATGTGGCTTTTGTCAATCATCTTACTGTATCAG ACGAGGAGAAATCAAACTATGAGCTTCTGTGCCCTGACAACACAAGAGCACATATTACAAACTACGAAAAATGCCATCTGACCAGGGTACCTGCTCATGCTGTGGTCACACGCCAAGAACCTGAACTGGCCAACTTGATCTGGGAAAGCCTCACAGCAGTGCAT GGCTttgaccttttctcctccaaaccaTACGCAGCCGCCAAAAATCTAATGTTCAATGATGCCACTGAGAAGTTGGTTAAACTGCCTTCCAACACAAACTCCTTCCTGTACTTGGGTGCTGGATACATGAGTATTGTACGCTCCCTGAAGAAAG AGATCACTGCAGCTGGATCAAATGCCATGACATGGTGTGCTGTGGGCCTAAATGAGGCCAAGAAATGTGACATGTGGAGCAGCAGTAGTATACTAAATGGTGAAAACAAAGTCCAGTGCCAGAATGCACCTACTGTTGCAGAGTGCATGAAAAAGATCATG AGCAAAGATGCAGATGCAATGGCAGTAGATGGAGGAGAGGTTTATGTTGCTGGGCAGTGTGGTCTTGTTCCAGCCATGGTAGAACAATATGATGAAG CAAAATGCAACACACCTGGAG CCTCAACATCTTCCTACTATGCTGTGGCGGTGGTCAAGAAGGATTCTGGCATTACCTGGGCTAACCTGAGAGGGAAGAAGTCCTGCCACACAGGCTATGGCAGAAATGCAGGCTGGAATATTCCCATGGGAAAAATCTATAAAGAGACGGGGGACTGTAACTTTG ACAAATTCTTCAGCAGTGGCTGTGCCCCTGGCGCACCAGCCAACTCGTCGTTCTGCTTGCAGTGTGCTGGCAGTCCTATGAAACCAGAGGATGATAACGCAAAATGCCAACCCAGTTCAGAGGAAAAATATTACGGCTATGCTGGAGCCTTTAG GTGTCTTGTTGAGGGTGCTGGTGATGTTGCCTTTGTTAAACACACAACTGTGGAAGAAAACAGCAATG GAAATGGTGCTGCATGGACCAACAAAGTCATGAGCAGTGACTACAAACTAATTTGCCCTAGACAGAGTGGCCAGGTGCCAGTCACGGATTTTGAATCTTGCCACCTGGCAGCTGCACCAGCACATGCTGTGGTAACGCGTCCAGAGACTCGTGATCATGTTGTCAGTGTTCTGCAGGCACAGCAG gtcAAGTTTGGTAGAGGGGGCAGCAATGCCAGTTTTGCAATGTTTGAGTCACAGTCAAAGAAGGACCTCCTCTTCAAAGACTCCACCAAATGTCTCCAAGAGGTTACAAATGGCTCTGACTATGAAGGCTTCTTGGGACATGATATTATGGATACCATGACCTTGCTGAGGCAGTGCATGGACACTACTCCAG ATTTGGAGAGAATTTGCACATTCAACACCTGTCAGTGA